The Ornithodoros turicata isolate Travis chromosome 9, ASM3712646v1, whole genome shotgun sequence genome includes a region encoding these proteins:
- the LOC135369384 gene encoding uncharacterized protein LOC135369384 produces the protein MEDLDRIRKFRSQARSSITRTVNDLKTLLTTTPLPREQLKQTSTVLETKWATLKEKDREVQGLIPEELIESECNSCDQYLESASAIKFQVCSALDCTTASRSLASASDGVNATGPRRSSSGDRSHSSGVTLPKLRIDTFSGDLSKWQGFWDQFRASIHENERLTDVNKLKYLVSLVSGPAARAIEGPSISDENYTTAVDILQKRFGKDDLLVTENMGRLFELRTVRSSTDVKGLRELHETVTVRIRNPESLNVTTAQYAIPLRQVILKKIPRDLEMDFYRTKDKGKDTNGDSLSSLLDFLENEIECRERARREADDVPKRREPTPASASSLTATASSVSDPAPAMAAPSTPTCVLCKSGQHRLEGCTAGLSPEEVRLILRREGRCFLCGRRSHISKDCRVRRVLKCDRCHRRHLTQLCPGVNSSSTEQSPQSSQSTAQEPSTVHASTGTVVTSLSSSSAVLPGAAVLLQTAKVWIEGTDGRRSLARILLDGGSQRSFIRQDTSTKLGCTLLRSEDLHVGALGNTASSCTKYRCVRVVLRSQFSASCMAIEAVEYPDICSDGLPVLDSHSAQHVKNMGLQLADEPSSPTDISLLIGADFYWGVVTGATTRLSNYLVAVETLFGWTIQGSGRNASGGHCHIPSVHVLHAEVHKEDTNVIDQQLSAFWELEHLGIIDRHQSDSDGDTVLRKFRSTAQLLNGRYTVRLPWKSEAPEALGDNKKLAVQRLDSTIKRLRRDQTLLEEYDSTIRQYLRLQHAERVLQPELVAGPLYYMPHHAVIRRDRETTKVRIVFDASSKAHGSLSLNEALHVGPNLNPDVLQLLLRFRSYHVALTADIEKAFLQIVLDSADRDCLRFLWYATTPRAGEPLPPVEIWRMTRVPFGAKSSPFLLAATIRHHLRAAEETYPRTASLLSDWAKAHRASVSRTRSRNNIYSATVETTVDVSGRIDSPMLEEVG, from the coding sequence ATGGAGGATCTTGATCGCATAAGGAAATTTCGAAGTCAGGCCAGGTCGTCGATAACCCGAACGGTGAACGATCTGAAGACGCTTTTGACTACGACCCCTCTTCCCAGAGAGCAACTGAAGCAAACCTCGACGGTTCTGGAAACGAAGTGGGCTACCTTGAAAGAAAAGGACCGAGAGGTTCAGGGTCTCATACCGGAGGAATTGATAGAGAGCGAGTGTAATTCCTGCGATCAATACCTCGAGTCAGCCTCTGCAATCAAGTTTCAAGTGTGTTCCGCACTAGACTGCACGACCGCATCCCGATCTTTGGCTTCCGCAAGTGACGGCGTTAATGCTACGGGTCCTCGACGATCCTCCTCAGGAGATCGGAGTCACTCTTCCGGAGTCACTCTACCGAAGCTGCGGATCGACACCTTTAGCGGCGACCTATCTAAATGGCAGGGGTTCTGGGACCAGTTCCGTGCGAGTATTCATGAAAACGAACGTCTCACTGATGTCAACAAGCTGAAGTACCTGGTTTCTCTCGTTTCTGGGCCAGCAGCCCGTGCCATTGAAGGTCCCTCAATTAGCGATGAGAACTACACGACTGCCGTGGACATACTTCAGAAGCGATTCGGGAAGGACGACCTTCTTGTGACCGAAAACATGGGGCGCCTTTTCGAGCTCAGGACTGTTCGATCCAGCACCGACGTAAAGGGGTTGCGTGAGCTCCACGAGACTGTTACAGTGCGCATCAGGAACCCGGAGAGCCTAAATGTTACGACAGCACAATACGCAATTCCGCTTCGGCAGGTCATCTTGAAGAAGATTCCTAGAGACCTCGAAATGGACTTCTACCGAACCAAGGACAAAGGCAAGGACACCAACGGCGACTCTTTATCATCCCTACTAGATTTCCTGGAGAATGAGATTGAATGTCGGGAACGAGCCCGAAGGGAGGCAGATGACGTTCCCAAGCGCAGGGAGCCGACCCCAGCCTCTGCATCTTCGCTGACAGCAACCGCGTCGTCTGTCTCAGATCCAGCACCTGCAATGGCTGCCCCAAGTACTCCTacgtgtgtgctttgcaagtccGGACAGCACCGATTGGAGGGATGCACTGCTGGTTTGAGCCCTGAGGAAGTACGACTGATCCTGCGCCGGGAGGGCAGGTGTTTCCTTTGCGGACGACGGTCGCACATATCGAAGGATTGCAGGGTAAGGCGGGTCTTGAAGTGTGATCGCTGCCATAGACGTCATCTTACTCAGCTATGCCCCGGAGTCAACTCATCCAGCACTGAGCAGTCCCCGCAGTCGTCTCAGTCTACAGCACAAGAGCCGTCGACGGTGCATGCGTCTACGGGAACTGTTGTGACGTCTCTTTCTTCATCCTCTGCCGTTTTGCCAGGCGCGGCGGTCCTTCTGCAAACAGCCAAGGTGTGGATTGAAGGAACTGATGGCCGGAGAAGTCTCGCACGCATACTTCTGGATGGCGGCAGCCAACGCAGTTTTATTCGACAGGATACGTCGACGAAGCTCGGATGTACACTGCTTCGATCCGAAGATTTGCATGTTGGGGCCCTTGGAAACACTGCGTCAAGTTGCACGAAGTATCGATGCGTGCGGGTTGTCTTGCGCAGCCAATTTTCGGCATCGTGTATGGCAATCGAGGCGGTTGAATACCCCGACATCTGCTCCGATGGATTACCTGTTCTCGATTCGCACTCAGCGCAACACGTCAAGAATATGGGTCTACAGCTTGCTGACGAGCCCTCATCTCCCACCGATATTTCATTATTGATTGGGGCGGACTTTTATTGGGGAGTTGTGACTGGAGCAACCACCCGTTTATCAAATTACCTGGTGGCTGTTGAAACTCTGTTTGGGTGGACGATTCAAGGCTCAGGCAGAAATGCCAGCGGTGGTCACTGTCACATCCCGTCGGTTCATGTTCTCCATGCTGAGGTGCACAAGGAAGATACCAACGTCATCGACCAGCAACTCTCCGCCTTTTGGGAGTTAGAGCATTTGGGCATAATTGATCGCCACCAGTCCGACTCCGACGGTGACACTGTCCTACGCAAGTTCCGGTCCACAGCGCAGTTGTTAAACGGTCGTTACACCGTGCGCTTGCCTTGGAAGTCGGAAGCGCCTGAAGCATTGGGTGACAACAAGAAGCTGGCGGTCCAGAGGCTGGATAGTACCATCAAACGATTACGGAGAGACCAAACGTTGCTGGAAGAATACGATTCCACCATACGTCAGTATTTGCGTCTTCAACACGCTGAACGGGTCCTACAACCGGAGTTGGTGGCCGGGCCTCTCTATTATATGCCGCACCACGCAGTCATCCGAAGGGACCGCGAGACAACAAAGGTTCGAATTGTGTTTGATGCCTCGTCGAAGGCTCacggttctctctctctcaacgaAGCTCTTCACGTCGGCCCTAACCTTAACCCTGACGTTCTGCAATTGCTGTTGCGGTTTCGATCTTATCATGTGGCTCTCACAGCGGATATAGAGAAGGCGTTTTTACAGATCGTGCTGGACAGTGCTGACCGAGATTGTTTGCGTTTTCTGTGGTATGCCACGACGCCACGGGCAGGCGAACCGTTGCCTCCAGTAGAAATTTGGCGCATGACACGAGTGCCTTTTGGAGCCAAGTCCAGTCCCTTTCTTCTCGCTGCCACTATACGTCACCACCTGAGAGCAGCAGAAGAGACATACCCACGCACGGCGTCCTTACTTTCTGATTGGGCAAAGGCTCACCGCGCTTCCGTGTCGCGAACCCGAAGCAGGAACAACATCTACAGCGCAACAGTTGAGACGACGGTGGATGTATCGGGAAGAATTGACTCACCAATGCTGGAGGAAGTGGGTTAA